tttagaTCTAACtcttttagttttcttttatgATCTATAAATAAttgataaatatatacattaataaGTTATTTCTTTCTGTTCAGTTCTGTGTGTTCAGGTTGCAAACCCATCAGTGGTGTTTCCTGCTCTGCAATGTTGTGCTGTTCCATGCACTTTTAtttggtggtgacattgtggaAGAGTTCCTACTCCAGTCTTCTCCAGCCGCTTATACTGATCGTGCTGTACTTGAACTCCGTGAGCGTGCACGCAAACTGGACCTGAGCGATACCCTGCCCAACTCCTCGCAGATTTACCCTATTGGCTCCAAGCCCTGCCTTCAACACCAAGATCTACTTCTTCTGACTATTGTGTTTAGTGATCCAGATAATGCCAGCCAGAGAGACGCAATCAGAAACTCCTGGGGTAACCAGACAGTGGTGCAGGAAGTGGCAGTACGGACGCTGTTCTTTTTAAACCCATCCACCTTGAAGACAGAACACCAAGAGTTGTGGGAAGAGTCTGGCCATCATGGTGACGTTGTACAGTGTGAAGGGCCTTTGTCACGAAATCACTGGGGTCAGGTCAAACTAGCTCTGCATTGGGTTCTGCTTTTCTGTCCTCAGGCcagatttgttgttttgacAGATGATTcggtttttttaaatgttgcagCACTCAGCACGTACCTGCTAACACTCCGTACCCACCCCGAAGATCTGTACCTGGGCAGGGTCATTCATCATGCCTCACCTGAACGAAATTATAACAAACCCCACTATAtctccttccatctctatccagACCGAAATTTCCCTGATTACTGCTCTGGACCTGCCTTCCTGATGTCTCAGGATGTAGTGCGTAAAGTTTATGTGGCCTCTAAAGATGTAGACCTAGCTCTCCCTTCAGATGTCTTGATTGGTCTGTGTGCAAGAGCAGCGGGCATTGTGGCTACTCACAGTGCGCGCTTTTCTGGAGAACGACATGTGCGATACAACCCTTGCTGCTATAACTTCCTGTTCAGCTCAGCCACAGTGGATGCAGAGCTGATGAGCATAGCATGGAAGGATTTGGACAAGGGAAAAGGGCGGCAATGTAGCATGTTTGAAACCTATTATAGTTTGGTAGTATGCAAGGCCATGACGTACCTAAACAGTGTCAACTTTCTCAgtggaaacaacacaaaataataaatatgtacaaacatataacattttaaaatagctAAACTTAAAGCAGAAGTGGAAAAAAGTAGCAAAGAAAAGTACTTCAATTTGTGACAAGTGTTCGATCATAGATGAATATAACTGAATgcaatgagataaaaaaaaaatccatacgGTAATTACATTATTGTTCTATGACATTTTATTCTGCGCTTAAAAACTGAGAAGATTGTGATATTTAATATAACTATTATCATATCATCACAGCAATTGCAAAATTAAAACATATCTCTTCAAAGCTAACTTGCATCAAATAGCatctaaattaaaaagaaaaaaagtaagtACACAAAACAGGTTGAACAGAATATGTTAtttaattgtgtgtgcatgttcaaagtttttgtttatataaatacattatatggccATTATATGTGGACACCTGTTCATCACACCATATGTGCTTTGTGAACATCCCATTCAAGATAGAGTCCCTCGTTTGTTGTTATAATCTCCACTCTTCTAGGATATCTACAGTAACCACTAGAGGACGAAGCATCTGTGGGGATTTTCCCATTCAGACACAAGAACTTTAGTGAGATCGGATCTTCCAGTCATAgactttgctttgtgcacaagggCATTGTCATTGGCATTGGCATTGTCAATGGTTTGAGCCTCATAGTTGATACAGAGGTGTTACATCCTATACAACTGTGTCTGTAGGAACCTATAGCAATATATTGGTGTGATCACTAGGTGTCAACAAGTTCTTGGCCATATAGTATACCTAcattattaaccttttgtttttctttgtgcaaCAGCTTCATAATCTATTGCAGTTGTGAGTatataaaaagttttatttaaaaaaaaaaaactttttttttttataaattctatTTAACCCTTGTGTGCCTGTATACCTTATGCTGAGAACTTCCAAAATGGTCATGAAGTGATACAATTTTTGCAATAAATACCACTGTCATACAGCCATTTTTTCCCATTATTTTTCTCACCGTGTATGCATATTGGACCACAAATACACCTGTTCTAGCCATTAAGCTATTATTGAGCTATTATAACAGCTTGAGCTAGACTGTCTAGAATGCGCTAGAACTAACAAATCCAAAGCTGATGATGGTGTGAGTGTATTTCCTATACATTGCAAGTGGTTTTCTTTAGAAATGCTATGGAACTCAGCTTTGTTTAGGTTTTAACTTATTACCATTGCCTTATCAATAGTCTTATTAATTATCAATCACTGTGCTTTTCACCAGTTATCATCAAATTGGGTAAGCACTCTTTTTTAAGGCTATATCCTTTAAATCTCCCATCTTAAATATCTCCATATCTGTCATCTAGCTGACCAGCAGTATCACTCCATTCCACTAACATGGCtaagttctttttctgaaacCATAGCATGTATTTTCAATACTGATCCCAGACATGTTAAGTCACAATACCAGGACTTGAGTCACTTTTCACTTCATTCAGCTTTCATTCACCCCACTGGGTTGCTCCTGCTTATTCCAATTCCTGTGCCATTAACCAGCTAGCAGGGATCTGGCTATATACTGCTAGCACTCTAGGGTTCAAGATATTTTCCCCTTAAAATAATGGACTCTTTGTTCTTTCACAATAAACTGACTGGGTAAATGAGACAAGACACTCTCATGCAGCAATTGTTAGAATCCCCTGGGAGCAGTTGTCACATACAAAGAGCTGTACAGTGCATAATTTCTGAGATAAAAGTCTCCATTGCAAGTCATATAAGGTGACTTATAGGACTTATAAGGTGCACAACAGTGCAggactactgtatactgtacattgcaGAGACAATAACTAATTTAGCCATGACTCTCGAAGTATAGTAAGTAAGCAAGCATTTATTAATCAAGATGGAATGTAGGCAGGTTTGGTCTTTGTAGACAGACCTGCTATGTGGCTGCTGTTGCTCCTGCTGCTAAGTGAGTGCTGAGAGTGCCCATGGTACCTGTTGATACAGAGATATTATGAAACATATCCAAACACCACCTCCCCACTCAGTTCTCTTGCTGTGGTACAAAAAATGTCCTACAAAGATGGGGTAGCTTGGTGATAAGCTATGGTGAGGGCAATTGTGAGAGCTACAGAAAGCTAGTGGAGGCAGCAATGCAATGTGGTATGTTGAGGAAGCTTGAGGAAGCTGAAagcaagtcatgcagctgcactTTGAATTAGGTGCAGGGGACTGATAGTGCACAGGGGCAGGATGGAAAAAATCCAGTCTCAAAATTACAAAAAACTGGTCAGGCATCTGAGAAGGGATATGATGCACGAATGCCTGGATCCTGAGCATGACTAAGTGATATGAGATGAAAAAGATAGTTGGTTGGCAAAAACCATACAAAAGTTGTGTGCAGTGACAGATGGTGACATCTGAGAGTTGAGCATTCATGCCAATCATGAATATCTAAGGGAGAAAAGGTCCAGTCTAAGATTTTAAGTAATGTTTAGATGGAACTGGTAACTACTGTATCCAAAGGTCTCTTATAACATGAAGTTGAAACATCACAAAATCTAAATCCTGGACATAGGTCACAATCCCATTCTCAGATTGTTTGTATTTtccatgaaagaaaaataaagggtTTCCTTATCAAAACAGAGGCTGGTCCACTGGATGGTGGTCATCATCACCTGTAGCCTGGCTGGATGTCTAGATCTAGAAGCATATAACTCTTATATACTCTGTAACCAGAGAAACACCTGGCAGTCAGTCTAAAATGTGAATTATGAacaagtaaatatttattattgtagttCTTCAACAGGCATAAAACATATAACATGTTAACGAAAGAATGAATCAAGTAAGGTGTCAGGTTTACTTTTGGAATTCACACTGCCTTCACTGTGAGACTTCAAAATTATGAATACTTGAGTAATAAGTGTTATATGTTACACATTTTAGCTATTGTATctactttttaaatattgaaataaagaCCTGCTACTTTGGTAGATAATAATATAACCTTTCAGATATAGTGACAGTAAATGTATTACATTAGGATTTAAGATCATAAGAATATTACAAATCAATTGAAACACTGTAGTGAGATAATATCCCCTCAATCTCATAGAAGCTGCTCATTAGAAACACCTAATATATAtggataatatatatattcgatggcgggaatcgaacccccaaccctggaggtgtgagggcgaacgtgctaaccactaagccaccgtgcccatacatatatacatatgccATATATATATGCCCGCCAtcgaatatatatattatccaTATATATTACACAGTGTTTCAATTGATTTGTAATATTCTTATGATCTTAAATCCTAATGTAATACATTTACTGTCACTATATCTGAAAGgttatattatacataatatattatataaggttatattatacataataatatatatattatatatattattatacatattttaaattgattttaaattgattgattttaaataattatttaaaccccactatatatatatatatatatatatatatatatatatatatatatatatatatatatatatatatatatatatacagagagagagagagagagagattgtccATATAGTGGggtttaaataattacaatttaaattATATACCTTTTAATACACGTCTCAATAGAAGAGATTATCccaaattgttttaaatatttcaaaacacTAATTCATTTTATAGTTTAAATGAATAATCTCAGCTTTTCCTCACCCCATTGTATATAATTACAGACAgtagactgttttttttttttttggaaatttttagcttttattataaaaagagCACATACAAAAAGGATAATGTACAagcttttaaagaaaagaaaagaaaagaaacaaccaacaaacaaaacagtttgGGTTTAGCGATGCaactttttaaaatcattattagtagtagtaataaataAGGTACAAAAATTCCACCAAAAGATAATTTCACGCAGAGCTTTTTACTTGACCAGACATCTAACAGCAGTCTCTTCAGCAGGAGGCGCTATTGCTTTAATATGAATGATAAATAGtctaattctatttttttctgctagAAGATCttctagtgaaaaaaaaaaaaaaaagaaaataaataataataataaacacccaCAGCTGGACAGTCTGTGGCACCCCTGTCACTGGCaccttctggatttttttttcttattcaatGCAAGCAGCAGCAAAAAAATTAATCCTCTGAAATATTAGTAGTAGAATatctgtgctttttattttaattgtacatTTCTACTTCTGTTGTGTAATATATTCAAACCTGAGTaaaacatgcagttttaaaaaacaaaaatcatttgTGCTTTTAATGTTAATCCTGACCCTGCACTACAGAATGCTGATGTCCTCTGGCAGATGAAGAGTAAGAGGAAGAGATAGGAGCTGTCAGAAAGGAGAAAGGTGTAGAATAGAGTATAAAAGATGAAGCATTGACAGGTAAAGACAGTGCAAGGAGGGACGAAAggacaaaagagagaaatatgAAGACAAAGAGAGTTAGAGtgaaaacaagagagagagagagagagagagagagagagagatagagagagagagtgagaga
This genomic interval from Tachysurus vachellii isolate PV-2020 chromosome 17, HZAU_Pvac_v1, whole genome shotgun sequence contains the following:
- the LOC132860374 gene encoding beta-1,3-galactosyltransferase 9; amino-acid sequence: MWRHFDTHTHSSRRLQRNRYKGESISSWDIMRFCVFRLQTHQWCFLLCNVVLFHALLFGGDIVEEFLLQSSPAAYTDRAVLELRERARKLDLSDTLPNSSQIYPIGSKPCLQHQDLLLLTIVFSDPDNASQRDAIRNSWGNQTVVQEVAVRTLFFLNPSTLKTEHQELWEESGHHGDVVQCEGPLSRNHWGQVKLALHWVLLFCPQARFVVLTDDSVFLNVAALSTYLLTLRTHPEDLYLGRVIHHASPERNYNKPHYISFHLYPDRNFPDYCSGPAFLMSQDVVRKVYVASKDVDLALPSDVLIGLCARAAGIVATHSARFSGERHVRYNPCCYNFLFSSATVDAELMSIAWKDLDKGKGRQCSMFETYYSLVVCKAMTYLNSVNFLSGNNTK